The following are from one region of the Rosettibacter firmus genome:
- a CDS encoding complex I subunit 4 family protein — translation MIGFPILSLITFLPILGMIIVLLLPKEQKNAIRYTTLVITAIQVILAIILLSNYNYSAAGVYEEKSFQFIEKFRWIYITGLSWLGNVKIDYFLGIDGISMPMVLLTAIISFIATISSWNIEKSVKGYFALFLLLDTGMMGVFVALDFFLFYVFWELMLLPMYFLIGIWGGPRKEYAAIKFFIYTLFGSVFILLVMIGLYFSATETLADGTKVFTFNMLQLMNPGNYSQTGILSPFNPNNLRFIAYIALFVGFAIKIPMFPFHTWLPDAHVEAPTPISVILAGVLLKMGTYGILRISYPIFPEITKQLMWWIALFGMINIIYGALVALAQKDFKKLIAYSSVSHMGYVLLGMASLSTTGVTGAIFQMFNHGTITAMLFLIVGVIYDRAHTRGLYDFGGLASQMPVYTGFVTVAFFAAIGLPSLSGFISEALVFVGSFGVVNIRILAIISTLGILLGAGYMLWTLQRIFFGPLNEKWASLKDLEFREYAMFAPLSAIIIFLGVYPSAMLNIMNTSVNTLVNFLFNGYKL, via the coding sequence ATGATTGGTTTTCCGATACTTTCTTTAATTACTTTTCTCCCAATTCTGGGGATGATAATTGTATTGCTATTACCAAAAGAACAAAAAAATGCAATTAGATATACTACACTTGTAATTACAGCTATACAGGTAATATTAGCTATTATATTATTAAGTAATTACAACTATTCTGCTGCTGGTGTTTACGAAGAAAAATCTTTTCAGTTCATAGAAAAATTTAGATGGATTTATATTACAGGATTATCATGGTTAGGTAATGTTAAAATTGATTACTTCCTTGGTATTGATGGAATAAGTATGCCGATGGTATTACTTACAGCAATTATTTCTTTTATTGCAACAATTTCTTCATGGAATATTGAAAAATCAGTTAAAGGTTATTTTGCATTATTCTTATTACTCGATACTGGAATGATGGGAGTATTCGTTGCACTTGATTTCTTTTTATTCTATGTATTCTGGGAATTAATGTTACTTCCAATGTATTTCTTAATTGGAATATGGGGCGGTCCAAGAAAAGAATATGCAGCAATTAAGTTCTTTATTTATACATTATTTGGAAGCGTATTTATTCTTCTTGTTATGATTGGTCTTTATTTCAGTGCAACAGAAACTTTAGCAGATGGCACAAAAGTATTTACGTTTAATATGCTTCAATTAATGAATCCAGGTAATTATTCGCAGACTGGAATTTTATCGCCATTTAATCCAAACAATTTAAGATTTATTGCATACATTGCATTATTCGTAGGTTTTGCTATTAAAATTCCAATGTTCCCTTTCCATACATGGTTACCTGATGCACACGTAGAAGCTCCAACACCAATTTCTGTTATTCTTGCAGGTGTATTATTAAAAATGGGAACTTACGGAATTCTTAGAATCAGTTATCCAATCTTTCCAGAAATTACAAAACAATTAATGTGGTGGATTGCATTATTTGGAATGATAAATATTATTTATGGTGCACTTGTAGCTTTAGCTCAAAAAGATTTTAAGAAGTTAATTGCTTATTCTTCTGTATCTCACATGGGTTATGTATTACTTGGGATGGCATCTCTTTCAACAACAGGTGTTACAGGTGCAATCTTTCAAATGTTTAATCATGGTACAATTACAGCAATGCTCTTCTTGATAGTAGGTGTAATTTATGATAGAGCTCATACAAGAGGATTATATGATTTTGGTGGACTTGCATCTCAAATGCCAGTTTATACTGGATTTGTAACAGTTGCATTTTTTGCTGCCATTGGATTACCAAGTTTAAGTGGTTTTATTTCAGAAGCACTTGTTTTTGTTGGTTCATTTGGTGTTGTTAATATTAGAATTCTGGCTATTATTTCTACACTCGGCATTCTACTGGGTGCTGGATATATGTTATGGACTTTGCAAAGAATTTTCTTTGGACCGCTAAATGAAAAATGGGCTTCTCTTAAAGATCTTGAATTCAGAGAATATGCTATGTTTGCTCCACTTTCTGCAATTATTATTTTCCTTGGAGTTTATCCTTCTGCAATGTTAAATATTATGAATACATCTGTAAATACACTCGTTAACTTTTTATTTAACGGTTATAAATTATAA
- a CDS encoding sodium:solute symporter family protein, with product MSHLNFIDILIIVLYFIVVFLIAFYYSKKAGRSTTDFFLSNRNLPWYIAGTAMVATTFAADTPLAVTELVAKNGISGNWLWWNMAIGSMLTVFFFAKLWRRAGIMTDLEFIELRYSGKAASFLRGFRALYLGLFMNAIVLGWVNKAMEKIFSVVFPEFDAFTLVILCALIIAIYTSASGLLGTSRTDSFQFIFAMIGCIILAVVVIRLPEVNGLSGLKSKLSSEIISFIPKVEMNNITNTGTNILTISLWAFLAYIGLQWWSSWYPGADPGGGGYIAQRMMSAKNEKHSLFATLWFTIAHYTIRPWPWILVALAALIILPHSQNLETLKNENPFLFNKCEEVFQNKKLLSSDDPLIHSNEFKQFYDKYENTVDPGVMYPKLMVRYLPNGLLGLLIAVFLAAYMSTVASQLNWGTSYIINDFYRRFINRNAEEKHYVLISRIGIIVMTVFSLLITKYFLTTISGAWMFILNTSAGLGGVLILRWYWWRINAWSEISAMIAPVIIYPISVYLLHLEPPITLYPIVIGTTIVWLLVTYLTKPVNENRLVEFYKLIKPGGIGWKKFSNNDRNVPFRKLFVNWLMGILLVYSFLFGIGNLIFLDYIKGIILLLLSLFSALIISFNLKENEQKI from the coding sequence ATGTCTCACCTAAATTTTATTGATATACTCATCATTGTTTTGTATTTCATTGTAGTATTTTTAATCGCATTTTACTATTCAAAAAAAGCTGGTCGTTCCACAACAGATTTCTTTTTATCAAACAGAAATCTTCCATGGTATATTGCAGGAACTGCTATGGTTGCAACAACCTTTGCAGCCGATACTCCACTGGCTGTAACCGAGCTTGTAGCTAAAAATGGAATATCTGGTAACTGGTTATGGTGGAATATGGCAATCGGTAGTATGTTAACTGTGTTTTTCTTTGCAAAGCTCTGGCGGCGTGCAGGAATAATGACAGATTTAGAATTTATTGAATTACGATATTCTGGTAAAGCAGCTTCTTTTTTACGAGGTTTCAGAGCATTATATCTCGGTTTATTTATGAATGCAATTGTACTGGGCTGGGTTAATAAAGCTATGGAAAAAATCTTTAGTGTTGTATTTCCTGAGTTCGATGCTTTTACATTAGTTATATTGTGTGCTTTAATTATAGCTATTTATACTTCTGCTTCTGGATTACTTGGTACATCAAGAACAGATAGTTTTCAATTTATATTTGCTATGATTGGTTGTATTATACTTGCAGTTGTTGTAATAAGATTACCAGAAGTAAATGGTTTGAGTGGATTAAAAAGCAAACTTTCCAGTGAAATTATTTCTTTTATTCCCAAAGTTGAAATGAACAATATTACAAATACTGGAACAAATATTCTTACAATTTCTTTATGGGCTTTTTTAGCTTATATAGGTTTACAATGGTGGTCAAGCTGGTACCCCGGTGCCGATCCGGGAGGTGGAGGATATATTGCTCAAAGAATGATGTCTGCAAAAAATGAAAAACACAGTCTATTTGCAACTTTATGGTTTACAATTGCTCATTACACTATAAGACCCTGGCCCTGGATTCTTGTTGCTCTTGCTGCATTAATAATTTTACCACACTCACAAAATTTAGAAACATTAAAAAATGAAAATCCTTTCTTGTTTAATAAATGTGAAGAAGTTTTTCAGAATAAAAAATTACTATCATCCGATGATCCTTTGATTCATTCAAATGAATTCAAACAGTTTTACGATAAATATGAAAATACTGTTGACCCGGGTGTTATGTATCCTAAGTTGATGGTTAGATATTTACCAAATGGATTGCTTGGTTTATTAATCGCAGTTTTTTTAGCTGCTTATATGTCAACAGTAGCTTCTCAATTAAATTGGGGAACATCTTATATCATAAATGATTTTTATCGAAGATTTATAAATAGAAATGCTGAAGAAAAACATTATGTCCTTATTTCAAGAATTGGAATTATTGTTATGACAGTATTTTCTCTCCTGATAACAAAATACTTTCTTACAACAATTTCTGGTGCCTGGATGTTTATATTAAATACAAGTGCAGGATTAGGTGGTGTTTTAATTCTTCGCTGGTACTGGTGGAGAATTAATGCCTGGTCAGAAATTTCTGCTATGATTGCTCCAGTTATTATTTATCCAATTTCAGTTTATTTATTACATTTAGAACCACCTATAACATTGTATCCAATAGTCATTGGAACAACTATAGTATGGTTGTTAGTTACTTATTTGACTAAACCAGTTAATGAAAATAGACTTGTTGAATTTTATAAACTAATAAAGCCAGGTGGAATTGGCTGGAAAAAATTCTCAAATAATGATAGAAATGTTCCTTTCCGAAAATTATTTGTTAACTGGCTGATGGGAATTTTACTTGTTTATTCATTTTTATTTGGTATTGGTAATTTGATATTTCTTGATTATATCAAAGGAATAATTTTATTACTGTTAAGTTTATTTTCTGCATTGATAATTTCATTTAATCTCAAGGAAAATGAACAAAAGATTTAA
- a CDS encoding ROK family protein translates to MKSKKLLSLHARIVKDINEQLVLKLIQEHDIIASSELTKITGMRPSTIFNILNSLSSKSFVTFYGKGDSTVKGGKKPYLWTLNKDAAYVIGLDIEVGEMSLVVLNFKGEVISKKTIKRHTGNTVDELATNIINAVNEIISENNLEQQKILGLGIAFAGIVDCYNGVVLMSSILPELNFNLLEKLKQLPFPVLIENNANAVAIGYKLKGGEKSKKNYLVILIEIDQNVSGLGIGIVINGELYRGSSFCAGELYPHLPTLREFLTTYKSRFSEGEYLRNYLTSIDDINVDFLLYAAKNGDKIARLIFSKIGSIIGQTIAPAVALLNPDALILTGVISELEDVLIESIRKEIEMRVIPITNDTLEIIVDNYHQYSVAVGAAALILENFFKVGVVKQ, encoded by the coding sequence ATGAAAAGCAAAAAATTACTTTCACTTCATGCCAGAATTGTAAAAGATATAAACGAACAATTGGTTTTAAAACTAATACAGGAACACGATATTATTGCCAGTTCTGAACTTACAAAAATTACAGGGATGCGACCCTCGACAATATTCAATATTCTTAATAGCTTATCTTCAAAATCATTTGTAACATTTTATGGTAAAGGAGATTCTACTGTAAAAGGTGGTAAAAAGCCTTATCTATGGACTTTAAATAAAGATGCTGCTTATGTAATTGGTCTCGATATCGAAGTAGGTGAAATGTCTTTAGTAGTATTGAATTTTAAAGGTGAAGTAATCTCTAAAAAAACTATTAAGAGACATACAGGTAACACTGTTGATGAATTAGCAACTAATATTATAAATGCCGTTAATGAAATTATTAGTGAAAATAATTTAGAACAACAAAAAATTCTTGGATTGGGTATTGCTTTTGCAGGTATAGTTGATTGTTATAATGGAGTGGTTTTAATGTCAAGCATTTTACCAGAACTTAATTTTAATCTATTAGAAAAATTAAAACAATTACCATTCCCAGTACTGATTGAGAATAATGCAAATGCAGTAGCAATAGGATATAAATTGAAAGGTGGTGAAAAATCTAAAAAGAATTATCTTGTAATATTGATTGAAATTGATCAAAATGTTAGTGGACTTGGTATTGGTATTGTAATTAACGGTGAATTATATCGTGGTTCATCATTTTGTGCAGGAGAACTTTATCCACATCTACCAACATTAAGAGAATTCTTAACTACATATAAAAGCAGATTTTCTGAAGGAGAATACTTAAGAAATTATCTCACTTCAATTGATGATATTAATGTTGATTTTCTTCTTTATGCAGCAAAGAATGGAGATAAGATTGCAAGACTCATATTTTCTAAAATTGGAAGTATAATTGGCCAAACAATTGCGCCTGCAGTTGCTCTTCTCAACCCTGATGCACTTATTCTTACTGGTGTAATTTCTGAACTCGAAGATGTTCTTATAGAATCTATACGTAAAGAAATAGAAATGAGAGTTATACCAATAACAAATGATACATTAGAAATCATTGTCGATAATTATCATCAATATTCAGTTGCTGTTGGTGCAGCTGCTTTAATTCTCGAAAATTTCTTTAAGGTAGGAGTAGTTAAACAATAA
- the nuoK gene encoding NADH-quinone oxidoreductase subunit NuoK, whose amino-acid sequence MEVGLNHFLIISAILFSLGIYGIITRKNAVMVLMGIELILNSANINFVAFARYGNFGLSGQVIALFVIILAAAEAAIALAIVLNIYKTFANVNVDEIDKLKE is encoded by the coding sequence ATGGAAGTAGGTTTAAATCATTTTCTAATTATAAGTGCAATTTTATTCTCACTGGGAATTTATGGAATTATTACAAGAAAAAATGCTGTAATGGTTTTAATGGGAATTGAATTAATACTTAACTCGGCTAATATAAATTTTGTAGCTTTTGCCAGATATGGAAATTTTGGATTAAGTGGACAAGTAATTGCACTTTTTGTAATAATACTCGCTGCTGCCGAAGCAGCTATTGCTCTTGCAATTGTCTTAAACATCTATAAAACTTTTGCAAATGTTAATGTTGATGAAATCGATAAACTAAAAGAATAG
- a CDS encoding NADH-quinone oxidoreductase subunit J family protein, which yields MTYYDIIFYLFALITIVSAVIVVTTKNIVYSAYSLLLTLFGISGIYVLLGADFLAVVQIMIYVGGILILLLFGVMLTNKITSVDIRTGTVHLLPAAIGVGLLLGVLWAIMVWTNWKTEPNEIPITTTRTLGNLLITDYVLIFELLAVLLLVALIGAASIARREEEENIE from the coding sequence ATGACATACTATGATATAATATTTTATCTTTTTGCTTTAATCACTATTGTATCTGCTGTTATTGTTGTAACAACAAAAAACATAGTTTATTCAGCTTATAGTCTTTTACTTACACTGTTTGGAATTTCGGGTATTTATGTTTTGCTTGGAGCAGATTTTCTTGCTGTAGTTCAAATTATGATCTATGTGGGCGGCATTCTTATACTTTTACTTTTTGGTGTTATGCTTACTAATAAAATAACAAGTGTGGATATTAGAACTGGAACAGTACATTTATTACCAGCTGCAATTGGTGTGGGATTATTGCTGGGTGTACTCTGGGCAATTATGGTATGGACTAACTGGAAAACCGAACCAAATGAAATCCCTATTACAACAACAAGAACTCTGGGTAATCTTTTAATTACAGACTATGTTTTAATTTTTGAATTACTTGCTGTTTTATTACTCGTAGCTTTAATTGGTGCAGCTTCTATTGCAAGAAGAGAAGAAGAAGAAAATATTGAATAA
- a CDS encoding NADH-quinone oxidoreductase subunit N: MEQTNLFNSLNLITPEIVLTISLVILIISDLIFHKNKTIIPYLAGAGILITGLFLVIQFYENGFAFIHSNNPLRNYGMVAIDSFGSFFKLIVIISSLLIVFFSVVSEEIKSVTNRLGEYYALIFGMILGMFFMISSVDLILIYLSMELLSLSSYILAGFLKLRERNSEASLKYLIYGAVSSGLMLFGISLIYGLTGSTNLYIINTLIQAPNINLFTFSFAIILIFAGIGYKISSAPFHFWTPDVYEGAPITITAYLSVASKAAGFALLIRFIKTTFVSFVNTNGTWNLVNAFDWQPILVVISILTMTLGNFSALWQNNLKRMLAYSSIAHAGYILLGLVVLSNQGLTAILIYFVFYLIMNLGAFYTVMLIANKTGSEEIDDYNGLGYTSPLLAVSLSIFLISLTGIPPTAGFIGKLYLFIALVDAKMIVVAVIALLNTVVSLYYYVRVLRHMYLIKATESTPTIIPSTGNKILISLLVFAIIFFGIYFTPVVNLAKSCLLILGM; encoded by the coding sequence ATGGAACAGACAAATTTATTCAATTCACTAAATTTAATTACTCCAGAAATTGTTTTAACAATTTCTCTTGTCATATTGATAATATCAGATTTAATTTTTCATAAAAATAAAACTATCATTCCATATTTAGCTGGTGCTGGAATTTTAATAACAGGATTATTTTTAGTAATTCAGTTTTATGAAAATGGTTTTGCTTTCATTCATTCTAATAATCCATTAAGAAATTATGGAATGGTAGCAATAGATTCATTTGGTTCTTTCTTTAAGTTAATTGTAATAATTTCTTCACTATTAATAGTTTTCTTTTCAGTTGTTTCAGAAGAAATTAAAAGTGTTACAAATCGTCTTGGTGAATATTATGCTTTGATATTTGGAATGATACTCGGTATGTTCTTTATGATTTCTTCTGTTGATTTAATTCTTATTTACCTATCAATGGAATTACTTTCACTTTCATCTTACATTCTTGCTGGATTTTTGAAATTAAGAGAAAGAAATAGTGAAGCATCACTCAAATATTTAATTTATGGTGCTGTATCGTCTGGATTAATGTTATTTGGTATATCATTAATTTATGGTTTAACAGGAAGTACAAATCTTTACATTATAAATACTCTTATTCAAGCTCCGAACATAAATTTGTTCACATTTTCTTTTGCAATAATTTTAATATTTGCTGGAATAGGATATAAAATTTCTTCTGCCCCATTCCATTTCTGGACTCCAGATGTTTATGAAGGAGCTCCCATTACAATAACAGCATATTTATCTGTTGCAAGTAAAGCTGCAGGTTTTGCATTACTTATCAGATTTATTAAAACTACATTTGTCTCATTTGTTAATACAAATGGTACATGGAATTTAGTAAATGCTTTTGACTGGCAACCAATTTTAGTTGTAATATCAATTTTAACAATGACATTGGGAAATTTTTCTGCTCTATGGCAAAATAATTTAAAAAGGATGCTTGCATATTCAAGCATTGCTCATGCAGGTTATATTTTACTTGGTCTTGTTGTTCTTTCTAATCAAGGATTAACTGCTATATTGATATATTTTGTTTTTTATTTAATAATGAATCTCGGTGCATTTTATACTGTAATGTTAATTGCAAATAAAACTGGTTCAGAAGAAATTGATGATTATAATGGTCTGGGATATACATCTCCACTTCTTGCTGTTTCATTATCCATATTTTTAATTTCATTAACAGGCATACCACCAACAGCTGGATTTATTGGTAAATTATATTTATTCATAGCACTTGTAGATGCTAAAATGATTGTCGTTGCTGTGATAGCATTATTAAATACAGTAGTATCACTTTATTATTATGTACGTGTATTAAGACACATGTATTTAATTAAAGCAACAGAAAGCACACCTACAATTATTCCATCGACTGGAAATAAAATATTAATTTCATTATTGGTCTTTGCTATAATATTCTTTGGAATTTATTTTACACCAGTTGTTAATTTAGCAAAGAGTTGTCTATTAATACTTGGAATGTAA
- the nuoL gene encoding NADH-quinone oxidoreductase subunit L has product MTEHLLVNLSILTLFLPVIGFAILIFFGKRFPKLYLLEVGILFTALFISIFILFSKLNYFPNDIVASIIWFSLSNAPSAGSINVELGFKIDNITAIMLFVVNLISALVHLYSIEYMRGDKRYTRYFAYLGLFTFSMLGIVLTHNLLMMYIFWELVGLSSYLLIGFWFEKKSAADASKKAFIVNRVGDIGMFLGILILFTNYKTFTFDTIFQQISAGNLPFGSEAWLTAAGILVFMGAVGKSAQFPLHVWLPDAMEGPTPVSALIHAATMVAAGVYLVTRIFVMLTADAMLVIAIIGAFTSFVAATIAITQNDIKKVLAYSTVSQLGYMIMSLGVGAYVFAFFHLVTHAFFKACLFLGSGSVIHSMHHEQDIRNMGGLRKKMPVTYITFLISTLAISGIPLTSGFLSKDGILAGTLVFGKLTGHWLIPIFGFTVAALTAFYMFRLVILTFHGEPRDHHKFEHAHESPFVMIAPLIVLATLSIFIFYTPNPLSPDAGWFMKWVKTPAQVTPEHTRFNFLVPSENIENIHGEIIHSPLYTETLHWAHYPAMLMSLTVAGLGILLAFIFYQWKKINVDKLTEKIKPVYNFSLNKWYIDELYDATAVGQTLNFSKILAWFDNNIIDGIVNGSAWLTRSFSYLSGLFDTYVVDGLVNFTAFVNGFIGFSFKKLQTGKVQTYVVFVVFSVIILLLIFKPF; this is encoded by the coding sequence ATGACAGAACATTTACTTGTAAACTTATCTATTCTAACACTTTTTTTGCCTGTAATTGGTTTTGCAATTTTAATTTTCTTTGGGAAAAGATTTCCTAAATTATATTTGCTCGAAGTAGGAATTTTATTTACTGCTCTATTCATTTCAATATTTATTCTCTTTTCAAAACTAAATTATTTCCCGAATGACATTGTTGCTTCGATAATATGGTTTTCGTTAAGCAATGCACCTTCAGCAGGAAGTATTAATGTAGAACTGGGCTTTAAGATTGATAACATTACTGCTATAATGCTTTTTGTTGTAAATCTAATCAGTGCACTTGTTCATCTCTATTCAATTGAATATATGCGTGGTGATAAAAGATATACGAGATACTTTGCTTATCTGGGATTATTTACTTTCTCGATGCTTGGAATAGTTCTTACACACAATTTATTGATGATGTATATTTTCTGGGAACTGGTTGGTTTATCTTCATATTTATTAATTGGATTCTGGTTCGAAAAAAAATCTGCAGCAGATGCATCTAAAAAAGCATTCATAGTTAATCGTGTTGGCGATATAGGAATGTTCTTAGGTATTTTAATTTTATTTACTAATTATAAAACATTTACTTTCGATACAATTTTTCAACAAATATCTGCGGGCAATTTACCATTTGGAAGCGAAGCATGGTTAACAGCAGCTGGCATCCTGGTTTTTATGGGTGCAGTTGGTAAGTCTGCTCAATTTCCATTACATGTGTGGCTTCCAGATGCAATGGAAGGTCCAACTCCAGTTAGTGCATTAATACATGCTGCAACTATGGTTGCTGCAGGTGTTTATTTAGTAACAAGAATTTTTGTAATGCTTACCGCAGATGCTATGCTCGTAATAGCAATCATTGGTGCATTCACTTCGTTTGTAGCTGCAACTATTGCAATCACTCAAAACGATATTAAAAAAGTTTTAGCTTATTCTACTGTCTCTCAATTAGGCTATATGATAATGTCACTCGGTGTAGGTGCATATGTATTTGCTTTCTTTCATTTAGTTACACATGCATTTTTCAAAGCATGTTTGTTTTTAGGCTCTGGTTCTGTTATTCATTCAATGCATCATGAACAGGATATTAGAAATATGGGTGGACTCAGAAAGAAAATGCCAGTAACTTATATTACATTTCTAATTTCTACACTGGCAATTTCTGGAATTCCATTGACTTCTGGATTTTTAAGTAAAGATGGAATACTTGCTGGAACTCTGGTATTTGGTAAATTAACCGGACACTGGTTAATTCCAATCTTTGGATTTACAGTAGCAGCTTTAACTGCATTTTACATGTTCCGTCTTGTCATTCTAACATTTCATGGCGAGCCACGTGATCATCATAAATTTGAACACGCTCACGAATCACCTTTTGTGATGATAGCTCCTTTAATTGTACTGGCAACTTTATCAATTTTTATTTTCTACACACCAAATCCACTATCACCTGATGCTGGTTGGTTTATGAAGTGGGTTAAAACTCCCGCACAGGTAACACCTGAACACACAAGATTCAATTTTCTTGTACCATCTGAAAATATTGAAAATATTCATGGCGAAATTATTCATTCACCATTGTATACAGAAACTTTACACTGGGCTCACTATCCTGCTATGTTGATGTCTCTTACAGTTGCTGGATTAGGGATTTTACTTGCCTTCATATTTTATCAATGGAAGAAAATTAATGTTGATAAATTAACAGAAAAAATAAAACCAGTTTATAATTTCTCTCTTAATAAATGGTATATCGATGAACTTTATGATGCTACAGCAGTTGGACAAACATTAAACTTCAGTAAAATATTAGCATGGTTCGACAATAATATAATTGATGGCATTGTAAATGGTTCTGCATGGTTAACAAGATCGTTTTCATATTTGAGTGGATTATTTGATACTTATGTAGTTGATGGACTAGTAAACTTCACTGCATTTGTCAATGGATTTATTGGTTTTTCTTTCAAGAAATTACAAACAGGCAAAGTTCAAACTTATGTTGTTTTTGTTGTATTCTCGGTTATCATTTTATTATTAATCTTTAAACCATTTTAG
- a CDS encoding NuoI/complex I 23 kDa subunit family protein, with translation MKKYLQNTWQAIYTVLVGMKVTFKHLFTRAVTIQYPDVKIPLPERVRNRLYVNIDDCIGCDQCSRACPVNCIEIETVKAVPGEDLGMTSNGKKKALWVTKFNIDFAKCCYCQLCVFPCPTNCIYMTDIYEFSEYDRRNLVYKFSNLTEEEAAEKKANYEKFLAEKEAQKAAASKTQQ, from the coding sequence ATGAAGAAATATTTGCAAAATACATGGCAGGCAATTTATACAGTTCTTGTAGGAATGAAAGTTACTTTTAAACATTTATTTACACGTGCAGTAACTATTCAATATCCAGATGTTAAAATACCATTACCTGAACGTGTAAGAAATAGATTGTATGTAAATATTGATGATTGCATTGGTTGTGATCAATGTTCACGAGCCTGTCCAGTTAATTGCATTGAAATTGAAACTGTAAAAGCAGTTCCTGGTGAAGATCTGGGAATGACTTCTAATGGTAAAAAGAAAGCTCTATGGGTCACAAAATTTAATATCGATTTTGCTAAATGTTGTTATTGTCAACTTTGCGTATTCCCATGCCCTACCAATTGCATTTATATGACAGATATTTATGAATTCTCTGAATATGATAGAAGAAATTTAGTATATAAATTTTCTAATTTAACAGAAGAAGAAGCTGCAGAAAAGAAAGCCAACTACGAAAAATTCCTGGCAGAAAAAGAAGCTCAAAAAGCAGCTGCTTCTAAAACTCAACAATAA